A genomic segment from bacterium encodes:
- a CDS encoding S41 family peptidase, with product MTEAPIVNRRDLLLASIFAVLLTVICGSIGLVVLSDPDIERAFQIPSIALQIEREYSGQVNWDRMFDAARKAMFADLDRYSDYVEPQTFRAMDEEMTGAYTGIGVSIVRDELGLLVMAVREDGPSAKVGLMTGDIIIRVDSTSLANKEVPEATELLRGVEGTSVQIGVYRPSTGDTLAITVTRQRINFQHIPFAGFTPDSMLYVRLLDFDAGAATELRRSIDTLLEPNKGNARGIILDLRGNPGGLFTEAFETADLFLEAGQFIVGTDARSRWNREIHKATGHDITGGLPMMVLVDGGSASASEIVAGALKQSGRAELVGDTTFGKGLVQGFTRFQDGSGVRLTISRYYLQGDVYLNQLDSVLHDTGTGLPPDHYLSLPETDPFIGEIERSLLISRFAHQHQDDIIAGPPLLGPDSSWGSQFATFAASQDFLYISPRTEAALIVLLTAQESGYSAEVLQRSRELYERSLQLDRRLFVDYRDYIEMRLRQEAYERKFGAWKAYAEVIVHERPDIRLAIELLKKKVRL from the coding sequence ATGACCGAAGCTCCCATAGTCAACCGTCGTGACCTCCTGCTGGCGAGCATCTTTGCTGTCCTGTTGACGGTCATTTGCGGATCGATCGGACTGGTGGTGCTGTCTGATCCGGATATCGAGCGGGCATTTCAGATACCGTCTATCGCCCTGCAGATCGAACGGGAATATTCCGGCCAGGTGAATTGGGACAGGATGTTTGACGCGGCACGTAAAGCGATGTTCGCCGATCTGGATCGCTATTCCGACTATGTCGAGCCGCAGACTTTTCGGGCGATGGATGAAGAGATGACCGGTGCCTACACCGGGATCGGTGTGTCGATCGTTCGTGACGAGCTTGGTCTGCTGGTGATGGCGGTGCGGGAGGATGGTCCCTCGGCCAAGGTTGGCCTGATGACCGGGGACATAATCATTCGCGTTGATTCTACCTCGCTCGCCAATAAAGAGGTGCCGGAGGCAACTGAATTACTTCGCGGAGTCGAAGGGACCAGCGTCCAGATCGGCGTTTACCGCCCATCGACTGGCGACACTTTGGCGATAACAGTCACGCGGCAACGGATCAACTTTCAGCATATCCCCTTCGCCGGATTTACACCTGACAGTATGCTGTATGTGCGGCTTCTGGATTTTGATGCCGGGGCGGCAACTGAGCTGAGACGGTCGATCGATACCCTGCTTGAACCCAACAAAGGAAATGCGCGCGGGATCATATTGGACCTTCGCGGCAACCCAGGCGGCTTGTTTACCGAAGCCTTTGAGACGGCCGATCTTTTTCTTGAGGCGGGGCAATTCATAGTTGGCACCGATGCCCGTTCGCGGTGGAACCGCGAGATTCACAAGGCGACCGGTCATGATATCACCGGCGGCCTTCCGATGATGGTGCTGGTTGACGGCGGCTCTGCTTCGGCCTCGGAGATCGTCGCGGGCGCATTAAAGCAGTCCGGCCGTGCTGAATTGGTGGGAGATACAACATTTGGCAAAGGGCTGGTACAGGGGTTTACCCGTTTTCAGGATGGAAGCGGCGTACGGCTGACCATTTCGCGATACTACCTGCAGGGAGACGTTTATCTGAATCAACTGGATTCGGTGTTGCATGATACCGGGACTGGTCTTCCACCCGATCACTATCTTTCCCTTCCGGAAACAGATCCTTTTATCGGAGAGATCGAGCGGTCGCTGTTGATCTCCCGCTTTGCTCATCAACACCAGGATGACATCATTGCCGGGCCTCCTCTTCTTGGCCCAGACAGTAGTTGGGGTTCGCAGTTTGCCACCTTTGCGGCCAGTCAGGATTTCCTCTATATCTCCCCGCGAACCGAGGCAGCGCTGATCGTTTTGCTTACCGCCCAGGAGAGTGGATATTCCGCGGAAGTCCTCCAGCGATCAAGAGAGCTGTATGAGCGATCGCTCCAGCTTGATCGACGGCTGTTTGTCGACTATCGCGACTATATCGAGATGCGGTTACGCCAGGAAGCGTACGAGCGGAAATTCGGCGCCTGGAAAGCGTACGCCGAGGTTATCGTGCACGAACGGCCGGATATCCGGCTCGCTATTGAACTGCTGAAAAAGAAAGTCCGCTTGTGA
- a CDS encoding sulfite exporter TauE/SafE family protein, translating into MTIALLILCGVLAGLVGGYLGVGGGIVIVPFLTLAMGYDIKAAIPISMAAIVINSLASSSEYMKKGMVDLELMVVLTFAMVVGMIIGSTLLTIIPATYVKFMLAAVLAYTAISLLHGKEKSASTVAANKRARLMLSVFLAALGGILAGLVGIGGGVIVVPLMFLMFGLPLSTARGTSSFIVGFSGAASLAVYFINGLVNLAVAPAVILGTVIGGKLGGKLGTVAKPTAVKIIFFVVMIYVAFRLAYGAWGEM; encoded by the coding sequence GTGACGATCGCTCTTTTGATCCTCTGCGGTGTGCTGGCGGGACTAGTCGGCGGTTATCTCGGGGTCGGCGGCGGCATTGTCATTGTGCCATTCCTTACGCTGGCGATGGGGTATGACATCAAAGCGGCGATCCCGATCTCGATGGCGGCAATCGTCATCAACTCCCTCGCGTCATCTTCAGAGTATATGAAAAAGGGGATGGTCGATCTTGAACTGATGGTCGTACTGACCTTTGCAATGGTAGTCGGGATGATCATCGGAAGCACGCTGCTGACGATCATCCCGGCAACTTATGTCAAGTTCATGTTGGCGGCGGTGCTGGCATATACGGCGATCTCGCTTCTGCATGGTAAAGAGAAATCCGCCTCGACCGTTGCAGCAAACAAACGAGCCCGCCTCATGCTCTCTGTTTTCCTTGCCGCCCTGGGCGGGATCCTGGCCGGGCTGGTTGGGATCGGCGGCGGAGTGATCGTGGTCCCGCTCATGTTCCTGATGTTTGGTCTTCCTCTTTCCACTGCGCGAGGAACCTCGTCGTTTATTGTCGGCTTCTCCGGCGCAGCGTCGCTGGCCGTTTACTTTATCAATGGTCTGGTCAATCTGGCTGTCGCGCCGGCAGTTATTCTTGGGACGGTCATCGGTGGCAAGCTGGGCGGGAAACTGGGGACAGTCGCCAAACCAACAGCGGTGAAGATCATCTTCTTCGTGGTGATGATCTACGTAGCGTTCCGCCTCGCGTATGGCGCCTGGGGTGAAATGTGA
- a CDS encoding inositol-3-phosphate synthase produces MGKVRVAIIGVGNCASSLVQGVEFYKKAKDDDQVPGLMHVNLGGYHIRDIEFVAAIDIDKNKVGKDLADAVFTKPNCTYKFSNVPKTGVKVQRGMTHDGLGHYLSQIIEKAPGDTVDIVKLLRDTKTDVVINYLPVGSEEATKWYVEQILEAGCGLVNCIPVFIAREPYWQKRFREKGLPVIGDDIKSQVGATIVHRIMTRLFYERGVRLERTSQLNVGGNTDFLNMLERSRLESKKISKTNSVTSQLPYEMAPANIHIGPSDYVEWLSDRKWAYIRMEGTTFGNVPLNVEMKLEVWDSPNSAGVVIDAVRCCKLALDNGLSGALIEPSSYFKKSPPVQYTDEEARRLTEEFIAKYGWKQSGKAEKPMRAAARKPAAATKTKQATSKKRVVKKKK; encoded by the coding sequence GTGCATCCTCGCTGGTGCAGGGCGTCGAGTTCTACAAGAAGGCGAAAGATGACGATCAGGTCCCCGGCCTGATGCATGTCAATCTTGGCGGCTATCATATTCGTGATATCGAATTCGTCGCCGCGATCGACATCGACAAAAACAAAGTCGGCAAGGATCTGGCCGATGCAGTTTTCACCAAACCGAACTGCACGTACAAGTTTTCGAATGTGCCGAAGACCGGTGTCAAAGTCCAGCGCGGCATGACCCATGACGGTCTCGGGCACTATCTTTCTCAGATCATTGAGAAGGCCCCTGGCGACACGGTTGATATCGTGAAGCTGCTTCGCGACACCAAGACCGATGTTGTGATCAACTACCTGCCGGTTGGTTCGGAAGAAGCGACCAAGTGGTATGTCGAGCAGATCCTCGAGGCTGGCTGTGGCCTGGTGAACTGCATTCCGGTCTTTATCGCCCGTGAGCCGTATTGGCAGAAGCGTTTCCGTGAGAAAGGTCTCCCGGTCATCGGCGACGATATCAAGTCACAGGTTGGCGCGACGATCGTCCACCGGATCATGACCCGCCTCTTCTACGAGCGCGGTGTCCGTCTGGAACGGACCAGCCAGCTCAATGTCGGCGGTAACACCGACTTCTTGAACATGCTGGAGCGTTCGCGTCTCGAGTCGAAGAAGATCTCCAAGACCAATTCGGTCACCAGCCAGTTGCCGTACGAAATGGCGCCGGCCAATATCCATATTGGACCGTCGGACTATGTCGAGTGGCTCTCTGACCGTAAGTGGGCCTATATCCGGATGGAAGGGACGACTTTCGGCAATGTCCCGCTCAATGTTGAGATGAAGCTGGAAGTCTGGGATTCGCCGAACTCCGCCGGTGTCGTGATCGATGCGGTCCGTTGCTGCAAGCTGGCGCTGGATAACGGCCTTTCGGGTGCGTTGATTGAGCCGTCGTCGTACTTCAAGAAATCTCCGCCGGTCCAGTACACGGACGAGGAAGCTCGCCGTCTGACCGAGGAGTTTATCGCCAAGTATGGCTGGAAGCAGTCCGGCAAGGCTGAAAAGCCGATGCGTGCTGCCGCCCGCAAGCCTGCCGCTGCCACCAAGACCAAGCAGGCGACCAGCAAAAAAAGAGTCGTGAAGAAGAAAAAATAA
- the tmk gene encoding dTMP kinase produces MTQKTTGKLITFEGIDGSGKSTHLTLSQKFLSERGFAVKVLREPGSTEVAERIRAILLDRKAQMSAMTELLLYEASRADIVEKQIVPLLRKGHIILLDRFYDSTTAYQGYGRKLDIKMVKQLNLIATNRVAPDLTLVFDVDVATGMSRLGKDLDRLESEPRAFFKRVRAGFLEIARKEKRRVKVIDASRPVEIVFADVTRHLSRKLDLA; encoded by the coding sequence ATGACGCAAAAAACGACCGGCAAACTGATCACATTCGAGGGGATCGATGGCTCCGGCAAATCGACTCACCTCACTCTCAGCCAGAAATTCCTGAGCGAACGCGGGTTTGCGGTTAAGGTCCTGCGCGAGCCGGGGTCGACCGAGGTGGCTGAGCGGATCCGGGCTATCCTGTTGGACCGCAAGGCCCAAATGTCGGCCATGACCGAACTGCTCCTGTATGAAGCCTCCCGCGCTGATATCGTCGAAAAACAGATCGTCCCGCTCCTGCGTAAGGGGCATATAATCCTTCTGGATAGATTCTACGACTCCACCACCGCGTATCAGGGATATGGACGGAAACTGGATATCAAGATGGTCAAGCAACTGAATCTTATCGCCACGAATAGAGTCGCCCCCGACCTGACGCTGGTGTTTGATGTTGATGTTGCCACCGGGATGAGCCGTTTAGGCAAAGACCTCGATCGGCTCGAATCCGAACCACGTGCTTTCTTCAAACGAGTGCGCGCCGGATTTCTTGAGATCGCCCGAAAAGAGAAGCGCCGGGTGAAAGTGATCGATGCTTCGCGTCCGGTGGAGATCGTTTTTGCCGATGTCACGCGTCACCTCTCCAGGAAACTGGACCTGGCATGA
- a CDS encoding MtnX-like HAD-IB family phosphatase — MKTLLFCDFDGTISRRDIGYSLFHHFSGGRNDALLPDWKAGRMSSREVLTREAEMVSASPDEIMTYLEQFEIDAGFAGFVTLCRKNRIEPVILSDGLDLYIRFVLERYKLTDLQVISNIARLQDNGLTIDFPRKNRACLRCGNCKGEIIDEYRMAAGEPVRTVFVGDGYSDTCAASTADLLFAKKDLAHYCREKHIPFIDYDTFDDVASRLVATGYLHQ; from the coding sequence ATGAAGACTCTGCTTTTCTGTGATTTTGACGGCACTATCTCGCGCCGCGATATCGGCTACTCACTCTTTCATCATTTCAGCGGCGGGCGGAATGACGCGCTTCTGCCGGACTGGAAAGCGGGACGGATGTCGAGCCGAGAGGTGTTGACACGGGAAGCCGAAATGGTTAGTGCGTCTCCGGATGAGATCATGACCTATCTGGAGCAGTTTGAGATCGATGCTGGTTTTGCCGGATTTGTGACGCTCTGTAGGAAAAACCGGATTGAGCCGGTCATACTTTCGGATGGGCTGGATCTCTATATCAGGTTCGTCCTTGAAAGATATAAGCTTACGGACCTTCAGGTTATCTCCAACATTGCCCGTCTCCAGGATAACGGCCTGACGATCGATTTCCCGCGGAAAAACCGCGCCTGTCTACGGTGCGGAAACTGCAAAGGTGAGATCATCGACGAGTACCGCATGGCTGCCGGTGAACCGGTTCGCACGGTCTTCGTCGGAGATGGTTATTCCGACACCTGCGCCGCATCCACGGCCGACCTACTCTTTGCGAAAAAAGACTTGGCCCACTACTGCCGCGAGAAGCATATTCCCTTTATCGACTACGATACCTTTGATGATGTCGCGTCGCGGCTTGTTGCGACCGGGTATCTGCATCAATAG